One genomic region from Alteromonas pelagimontana encodes:
- a CDS encoding polysaccharide biosynthesis/export family protein, whose product MKGFSLARMLLVAGTLLSAVIMRDVYAQSAEQIEQLRQQVQQQGGTSSAAAANVSPMSLGSSASRTIQSANASQPSVGQYSSQPRAGLPLPGEPTIDTVYPAQEPIVNPPFAANLFIGGFESERTNGLNDNYLIAPGDKISIWMWGAVNYSDVVTVDNQGNIFIPNIGPVHLANSPAGSVNQTVTSTIKQVYTNDTNVYVNLLTSTPVSVFISGPVLRPGQYAGQASDSVLYYLKRAGGIDFLRGSFRQIDIRRNGKIIASADLYRFIKDGYLPEVAFKDGDTILVRPIGQTVVVENGARNSFTFEFKSDELLGETLTEYARPNDFISHVSVAGVRENGQFARYFALNDFTNFPLQGGDLVEFVDDHEEQIYRINVAGSHTSASQIMVDKGTRLQDVLNFVEIDPSLSDAQNVYLLRKSVAVKQKEIIEEGLQRLERSVLTAPIGSTGEGAIRVQEAQLVSDFIARAREIEPLGKVIVSENGDIANILLESGDTIVIPEVTDLIHIGGEVLLPQSVVFNPDATTEDYIAWAGGFTQRADDERILIIRKNGNVAFDSVDGSFWSAGKKDLTLEAGDQIVVLPAIDVKSLQAIKDITQIIYQIAVAANVALE is encoded by the coding sequence CCAATGTGTCACCAATGTCGCTAGGCTCTTCTGCATCTCGTACTATTCAAAGCGCAAACGCCAGTCAACCGTCAGTTGGACAATATTCTTCGCAGCCTCGCGCTGGCCTTCCATTACCTGGCGAACCTACCATAGATACGGTTTATCCTGCCCAGGAGCCTATAGTTAACCCTCCTTTTGCTGCCAACCTTTTCATTGGAGGGTTCGAATCAGAACGTACAAACGGATTAAATGATAACTATCTTATCGCTCCTGGAGATAAAATTTCTATTTGGATGTGGGGCGCAGTTAACTATTCAGATGTTGTTACTGTTGATAATCAAGGAAACATTTTTATTCCGAATATCGGTCCGGTTCATCTTGCTAACTCCCCGGCCGGATCGGTAAACCAGACTGTTACGTCAACCATTAAACAGGTCTATACCAACGATACAAACGTCTACGTTAACTTACTAACCTCTACGCCAGTTTCTGTGTTTATTTCCGGACCCGTATTGCGTCCAGGTCAGTATGCGGGACAAGCGTCTGATAGCGTACTTTATTATTTGAAAAGAGCTGGCGGTATTGATTTTCTTCGCGGCAGTTTCAGACAGATTGATATACGCCGGAACGGGAAAATTATAGCATCTGCAGATTTATACCGTTTTATTAAAGATGGCTATTTACCCGAAGTCGCGTTTAAAGATGGCGATACTATTTTGGTAAGACCCATTGGCCAAACCGTGGTAGTAGAAAATGGCGCCAGAAACAGCTTTACATTCGAATTTAAAAGCGACGAGTTATTAGGTGAGACACTAACAGAATACGCGCGACCTAATGATTTTATCAGTCACGTTTCAGTAGCTGGCGTAAGAGAAAACGGGCAATTTGCTCGCTATTTCGCATTAAACGATTTCACTAATTTTCCTCTTCAAGGTGGAGATCTCGTTGAATTTGTTGACGATCATGAAGAGCAAATCTATCGAATAAATGTCGCTGGCAGCCATACCAGTGCGTCACAAATTATGGTAGATAAAGGCACGCGTTTACAAGATGTGCTTAACTTCGTTGAAATTGATCCTTCCTTATCTGACGCCCAGAATGTTTATTTGCTTAGAAAAAGTGTAGCAGTTAAGCAAAAGGAGATTATTGAAGAAGGATTGCAGCGTCTTGAGCGAAGTGTGCTGACTGCACCGATAGGTTCGACGGGAGAAGGCGCTATACGCGTACAAGAAGCGCAACTGGTTTCAGACTTTATTGCGCGCGCTCGTGAAATTGAACCTCTGGGAAAAGTCATTGTGTCTGAGAATGGAGACATTGCTAATATTCTATTAGAGTCTGGCGACACCATCGTTATTCCAGAAGTGACGGATCTTATTCATATCGGTGGTGAAGTGTTGTTACCCCAGTCTGTCGTTTTTAACCCTGATGCAACCACTGAAGATTACATCGCTTGGGCAGGTGGATTCACGCAGAGAGCGGACGATGAACGCATATTAATCATCCGCAAAAATGGAAATGTAGCGTTCGACAGCGTTGATGGAAGCTTTTGGTCTGCGGGCAAAAAAGATTTAACACTTGAAGCCGGCGATCAAATCGTCGTTCTTCCTGCAATCGACGTTAAGTCCTTACAGGCAATAAAAGATATCACGCAAATTATCTATCAAATCGCTGTTGCGGCCAACGTTGCGCTGGAGTAA
- a CDS encoding capsule biosynthesis protein has protein sequence MQEQFQKYIKTVKKNSLILVIFPWVVYALYLVFIASPQYESQSKLIIKSTDGGSSFDPSMLLSTVSVATSATDSQLVEAFILSSDMLHYLDRELNLSEHYRSEKADIFSRLTHAFSEEELMDYYLNHIEVSVDSASSIITLTTRGFTPEIANNINKAIVRHAESFINEISNNLAKSKLRFAQGEHDIVENKLQKSKTQILEFQSKHNVLDPTAEGAAFQQIGFSLQATLAQKQAELNTLTTMMSDIAPEVQNAKRQIKALQKQINEQKKKISGPDDLDSQISVSELMAQYSNLQVQLQLAIQAYSSSLITLESARVEAYQQLQHLVTIEKPTFPEENKYPRIVYNLTLFAVILFVLYGTIRIIVATIKEL, from the coding sequence GTGCAAGAACAGTTTCAGAAATACATAAAGACAGTAAAAAAGAATTCTCTTATTCTGGTAATTTTTCCATGGGTAGTTTATGCACTTTATTTGGTATTTATTGCTTCACCGCAATATGAAAGTCAGAGCAAGTTGATAATTAAATCTACCGATGGGGGAAGTTCTTTTGATCCGTCAATGCTGTTATCGACAGTATCTGTTGCCACAAGTGCCACTGACAGTCAACTTGTAGAAGCGTTCATACTCTCTTCTGACATGCTCCACTATTTAGATCGTGAACTGAACTTAAGTGAACACTATCGTTCTGAAAAAGCGGATATTTTTAGCCGCTTAACCCACGCATTTAGTGAAGAAGAGCTAATGGATTATTATCTTAACCATATTGAAGTAAGTGTAGATTCTGCATCTTCTATTATTACTTTAACCACTAGAGGTTTTACGCCTGAAATAGCTAATAATATTAATAAAGCTATTGTTCGTCACGCAGAGTCGTTCATCAATGAAATTAGCAATAATCTGGCAAAATCTAAACTACGTTTTGCTCAAGGTGAGCATGATATTGTAGAAAATAAACTTCAAAAATCCAAAACGCAAATTCTTGAATTTCAATCTAAGCATAATGTTTTAGATCCCACCGCTGAAGGCGCTGCATTTCAACAAATAGGTTTTTCTCTACAAGCCACACTAGCGCAGAAACAAGCAGAACTAAATACGCTTACTACTATGATGTCGGATATTGCTCCAGAGGTACAAAATGCTAAGCGCCAGATAAAAGCTCTTCAAAAGCAAATAAATGAACAAAAAAAGAAGATCAGTGGTCCTGATGACTTAGATTCGCAAATTTCTGTCAGCGAGCTCATGGCTCAGTACAGTAATTTACAAGTGCAACTTCAACTGGCCATCCAGGCATATTCTTCTTCACTTATTACTTTGGAAAGCGCAAGGGTTGAAGCATATCAGCAACTACAACATCTTGTAACGATAGAAAAGCCCACCTTTCCAGAAGAAAATAAATATCCCAGAATTGTTTATAATTTAACGCTCTTCGCTGTTATTTTATTTGTTTTATACGGCACAATAAGAATTATTGTAGCTACAATAAAAGAGTTATAA
- the rfbA gene encoding glucose-1-phosphate thymidylyltransferase RfbA, translating into MDDRVGIVLAGGSGTRLHPLTKVVSKQLMPVYDKPMIYYPLSTLMLAGIRDILIITTPEEQGRFQELLNDGSHLGINLQYIVQPSPDGLAQAFILGEEFIAGRPSTLILGDNIYYGHDMVKSLKAAADKPDRATIFGYHVQDPERYGVVDFDENGKATSIEEKPAQPKSHYAVTGLYFYPPEVVSIAKSIKPSSRGELEITDVNNVFLKRGLLDVEVMGRGSAWLDTGTIDSLLDAANFIAAIEKRQGLKVCCPEEIAYRSGYINKEQLKALAKPLVKSGYGKYLIQILNENIF; encoded by the coding sequence ATGGATGACCGTGTTGGCATTGTCCTCGCTGGAGGTTCAGGAACCCGTTTACACCCTTTAACCAAAGTAGTAAGCAAACAGTTGATGCCGGTTTACGACAAACCGATGATCTATTACCCGCTGTCTACGCTTATGTTAGCTGGGATCCGTGACATTCTCATTATTACTACGCCTGAAGAGCAAGGGCGGTTTCAAGAACTGCTTAATGACGGTAGTCATTTAGGGATAAATTTACAGTATATCGTTCAACCTTCTCCTGATGGATTGGCCCAGGCTTTTATTCTGGGCGAAGAATTTATTGCCGGACGCCCCAGCACACTTATTCTTGGCGACAATATTTACTATGGCCATGATATGGTTAAGTCTTTAAAAGCTGCAGCTGACAAACCAGACCGAGCGACAATTTTTGGCTATCATGTTCAGGATCCCGAACGTTACGGTGTCGTCGACTTCGATGAAAACGGTAAAGCTACCAGTATTGAAGAAAAGCCTGCTCAACCCAAATCCCATTATGCGGTTACCGGCTTGTACTTTTATCCTCCTGAAGTCGTAAGTATTGCAAAAAGCATAAAGCCCTCCTCTCGCGGGGAGTTAGAAATTACAGACGTAAATAACGTATTTCTAAAACGAGGCCTGCTTGATGTCGAGGTAATGGGCCGTGGTTCCGCCTGGTTGGATACCGGTACTATAGATAGTCTTCTTGATGCGGCAAACTTCATTGCTGCTATAGAAAAAAGACAAGGACTCAAAGTGTGCTGTCCAGAAGAAATAGCTTATCGCTCTGGGTACATCAATAAAGAGCAACTTAAAGCCCTGGCTAAACCGCTGGTAAAAAGCGGTTATGGTAAATATTTAATACAAATTCTGAACGAAAATATTTTTTAA
- a CDS encoding ABC transporter permease, whose translation MISFREHLSAWKKVIFALYLRELQSKFNDKLGLSWAFFEPFLFIFVMSFVRGFISGKIVHSIPLFAFMMIGLVGIQSFMSSLSNVSGSIKKNKPLYAFRQVQPLSSVITSGFLEFIIKCGVILLLSLALYLTDSTFVIDDPLLLIYLFLSLWAFSISLSLLFGIAASFVPEVNKLRSMLTRPLFFISCTFFSLQDIPEEYWPWLTWNPLVHFIELARYACFPSYGDKGVSLQFATECTLITVFFSLAVYHISWKKLLAR comes from the coding sequence GTGATTTCTTTCAGAGAGCATCTTTCTGCGTGGAAAAAGGTGATTTTCGCCCTCTATCTACGGGAATTACAAAGCAAATTTAATGATAAGCTTGGCCTGAGCTGGGCTTTTTTTGAACCCTTTCTCTTTATTTTTGTAATGTCATTTGTTCGAGGGTTTATTAGCGGCAAGATAGTGCACAGCATTCCGCTGTTTGCCTTTATGATGATAGGTTTGGTTGGCATTCAATCTTTTATGAGTTCACTAAGTAATGTCTCTGGTTCAATAAAAAAGAATAAGCCTCTTTACGCATTTAGGCAGGTACAGCCACTATCATCGGTGATAACTTCTGGTTTCTTAGAGTTTATTATCAAATGCGGCGTTATTCTCTTACTGTCCCTTGCACTATACTTAACGGACAGCACTTTTGTAATTGACGATCCTTTACTTCTGATATACCTTTTTTTAAGCCTGTGGGCATTCTCAATTTCCTTAAGCTTACTTTTTGGCATAGCGGCATCGTTTGTTCCGGAAGTGAACAAGCTACGTTCTATGTTAACACGGCCTCTCTTTTTTATTTCGTGTACCTTTTTCAGTCTTCAAGATATTCCCGAAGAATACTGGCCTTGGCTGACGTGGAACCCGTTGGTACATTTTATTGAACTGGCAAGATATGCCTGTTTCCCTTCTTATGGTGATAAAGGGGTGAGTCTGCAGTTTGCTACGGAATGTACATTAATCACAGTGTTTTTTAGTTTAGCCGTATATCATATTTCTTGGAAAAAGTTACTGGCGCGATGA
- a CDS encoding ABC transporter ATP-binding protein encodes MIKISNLTKSYPSRLGPQYVFKNLNFTFPTENNVAILGKNGTGKSTLFRMLAKSEYPDRGSIISNKTMSWPVALQTGIHPHMSGRENARFIGRINNVRSLTQYENAVQEFAEIGKQFDLPVRNYSSGMRAKLVFACCMNIDFDIYLIDEATSVGDPGFRKKAKVTLKEKAKTSGVVMVSHELDQIREYCTSAVLIQKGKLKFYEDLEEGISAYTEEGKK; translated from the coding sequence ATGATTAAAATATCCAATTTAACCAAAAGCTATCCAAGCCGCCTCGGCCCTCAATATGTATTCAAGAACTTGAATTTTACGTTTCCCACGGAAAATAACGTTGCCATTTTAGGTAAGAACGGAACGGGTAAATCAACTTTATTCCGCATGCTCGCTAAAAGCGAATATCCTGATCGCGGTTCTATTATTTCTAATAAAACGATGTCGTGGCCGGTAGCCTTGCAAACTGGGATTCATCCACATATGTCAGGCAGAGAAAATGCAAGATTTATCGGTCGCATTAATAATGTGCGATCTTTAACTCAATATGAAAATGCTGTACAGGAATTTGCCGAAATCGGAAAACAATTTGACTTACCGGTTAGGAACTACTCTTCGGGTATGAGAGCGAAGCTCGTATTTGCTTGCTGTATGAATATAGATTTTGATATTTATTTAATTGATGAAGCTACATCAGTAGGTGACCCAGGGTTTCGTAAAAAGGCGAAAGTCACATTGAAAGAGAAAGCAAAAACTTCTGGGGTGGTAATGGTGAGCCATGAACTGGATCAAATACGCGAGTATTGTACCTCTGCGGTCTTAATTCAAAAAGGCAAGCTAAAGTTTTATGAAGATTTAGAAGAAGGCATTTCGGCTTATACCGAAGAAGGTAAAAAATAA